Part of the Sulfobacillus acidophilus DSM 10332 genome, TGGCGAAAGTCAGTGGCCGGTTAACCTGGGCCGGGGCCCTCTTTTTAGGGGTGGTGGCCATTTTGCCCAGCTTTGTCACGATGGGCCTCGGGGTCAATTTATATTTCGGTGGGACCTCGCTGCTAATTATTGTCGGCGTGGCGCTTGATACCTTAAAGCAAATGCAAGCCCAGATGGTGATGCAGCAATATCAGGGCTTTATGAAGTAGAGAGGCGAAACACGGTGCAGCTCGTATTTTTGGGCCCTCCGGGGTCCGGTAAAGGAACGCAGGCCAAATTTATCGCCGAGCATTTTCAGGTACCCCATATTTCGACCGGGGATATTTTTCGGCGCCACCTTAGTGAGGGAACCCCGCTCGGGCAATTGGCCCGGCAGTATATGGACCAGGGGGCATTGGTGCCCGACGATGTGACCGAGTCCATGGTGGCCGATCGGATTGACCAACCGGACGCCCTGGACGGGTTCGTGCTGGACGGCTTTCCGCGCAACCGGGCGCAAGCGGAGGACTTTGACGGCATGTTGCGGGAACGCCACCGTCGGCTGACGCGCGTCCTGTATTTTCAAGTGCCGGAACCGGTGTTGATCCAACGACTGACCGGGAGACGCGTTTGCCGGCAATGTGGGGCCACGTACCATGTGATATTTCAACCGCCGCGGATCCCCGGAGTCTGTGACGTGTGTGGCGGTGAGCTTATCCAACGGCGTGACGACCAGGAGGACACCGTGGTCAAACGGCTAGACGTTTATCGCGACGAGACGGCACCTTTGGTCGAATATTATGAGGAGCGGGGACTTCTGGCTCCCATTAATGCCGATCAATCGGTCGAGGCGGTGACAGGAGCCATCTTGGCGGCGATTGGGGGTCAGGTCGGTGGTTGAGCTGAAAAGCGTGCGCGACCGGGAGAAAATGCGCCGGGCTGGCCGTGTGGTGGCAGAGGTTTTGCAACTACTACGCGATGCGGTCCGTCCCGGTCTCACGACGCGAGAGCTTGACGTGATCGCCGACCGCGAGATTCGTCGTCGAGGAGGGATCCCCGTATTTAAGGGCTATCACGGCTATCCGGCCAGTGTCTGTGTGTCGGTTAACGAAGAGGTGGTCCACGGCATCCCGGGAAGCCGGGTGATTCGAAACGGGGATCTGGTGAGCATTGATCTCGGCGCCACGGTAGACGGGTTTGTCGGGGATGCCGCGCTAAGCGTCTTCGCGGGCCATCCGCCCGACGAACGGGCGGTCGAGTTATTGCGGGTCACCGAAGAAGCCTTATACCGCGGGATCGACGCCGCGAAGCCGGGCAATCGGCTCGGGGATATCGGGTATGCCGTCCAACAGCACGTGGAATCCCATGGCTTTTCCGTTGTGCGGGACTTCGTCGGCCACGGCATTGGGCGCCAAATGCACGAAGATCCGCAAGTGCCCAATTACGGTCACCCCGGGCGAGGCATGTTGTTAAAGCCAGGCCTCGCTATCGCCATCGAACCGATGGTGAATATGGGGCATTGGGCGGTGGAGGTACTGGAGGACGGATGGACGGCTGTCACCCGGGATAAGAGCCTTTCGGCCCATTTCGAGCATACCATCTTTATTGGGGAAGACGGTCCGGAAATCCTTACTGCAATTTCTTGAGAAATCGGGTAAAATGGATCGGATACCGCTGAGGGATAACCCAGGAATTTTTTGGGGATGATGAGATATGCAGGAAATGGCGCCGAAGGGGGGAGATTATGGCCAAAGAAGATGCAATCGAAGTGGAAGGCACCGTCATCGAGCCGTTGCCGAATGCGATGTTCCGGGTGGAATTATCCAACGGTCATAAAGTGTTGGCGCACGTGTCAGGAAAGATTCGCATGCATTTTATTAAAATCTTGCCTGGAGACCGGGTGACGGTGCAACTGTCTCCGTACGACTTGATGCGCGGTCGCATCACCTACCGCTACAAGTAAGACCGGATAGAGAGGAGGAGGCCGCATGAAGGTACGGGCGTCCGTGAAGCCGATCTGCGAGAAGTGCAAGGTGATAAAACGCCACGGACGGGTCATGGTGATTTGCGAAAACCCGAAACACAAGCAGGCACAAGGTTAAGGAGGAGAAGGATTCGTGGCCCGTATTGCAGGGATTGACTTACCGCGGGACAAGCGCATCGAAGCCGCCCTGCCGTACATTTACGGCATTGGTTGGTCTGCGTCCCGTAAAATCCTGGCCGAGAGTCAGGTTGACCCCGATATTCGCGTGCGCGATTTGACGGAAGAACAGATTAGCCGGATTCGGGAGATTATCGACCGCAATTGGCGGGTCGAGGGGGATTTGCGCCGTGAGGTGCAAATGAACATCAAGCGTCTGATGGACATCGGGTCGTACCGAGGAATCCGGCATCGCCGAGGATTACCGGTGCGCGGTCAACGGACCAAGACGAATGCCCGCACACGGAAAGGCCCGCGCCGGACCGTCGGGGCGAAAAAGAAAAAATAACCGTTAAGGCTGGAATACTGGGGAGGAGTTTACGCTAGATGCCAACAGCGCGTCGCACTACGCGAGCCAAGCGCCGCGACCGTCGTCATGTCGACCGGGGCACGGCTCACATTCGGTCTACGTTTAACAATACGATTGTGACCATTACGGATCCTCAAGGCAACACGTTATCCTGGGCATCGGCGGGGCAAGTCGGCTTTAAGGGGTCCCGTAAAAGCACGCCCTTTGCGGCCCAATTGGCGGCCGAAACGGCTGCTAAAGCCGCTATGGAGTACGGCCTGAAGGAAGTTGAAGTGTTGGTGAAAGGCCCGGGCGCCGGGCGGGAGGCCGCCATTCGTTCATTGCAGGCGGCGGGCTTGGAGGTCAGCCTGATTAAAGACGTGACCCCCATTCCGCATAACGGCTGTCGGCCGCCGAAACGGCGACGGGTATAATTTGACAGAAAGGAAGGAGGCGCACACATGGCACGTTACACAGGACCGGTCTGTAAATTATGCCGGCGTGAGGGAGTCAAGCTGTATCTAAAAGGAGAAAAGTGCTTTACCGAAAAGTGTCCGGTAACTCGGCGGGCCTATCCGCCCGGTCAACATGGACAGGGGCGCCGTAAACTTTCTGAGTACGGGGTACAATTGCGTGAGAAACAGAAGGCACGCAGGACCTACGGGGTTATGGAAGGTCAGTTTGCCCGGTACTTCCAGAAAGCCGAAAAGAAAAAAGGCGTCACCGGTGAATTGTTGTTGCAATTGCTCGAGCGCCGATTGGACAACGTGGTGTACCGCATGGGATTGGCGTCCTCGCGGGCGGAAGCACGGCAATTAGTCCGGCACAATCATTTCCAAGTGAATGGACGTCGGGTCAACATTCCCTCTTTTTCGGTAAAACCGGGGGACGTGATTGAGGTCCGCGAAAACAGCCGACAGAAGCCGCGCTTTAAGATGATGGCGGAATCGCCGTCGCGGTTGGTGCCGGCGTGGCTTGAAGTAAACCCGGAGGCCTTGCGTGGCACGGTATTACGTATGCCCACCCGAGAAGAAATTGATGCGCCGGTGCAAGAGCAGTTGATTGTTGAGTACTACTCGCGTTAATGCGACGTGGGAGTCCTGGTAGAGCGGAAAGGGGGCCGAGCCCAGGTGCGGGCTGGTGGAGTGACCGAAATCGAAAAGCCGGAAATTCGGCGGGTTGACGATGGCAGTCAGCCCAATTACGGGCAATTTGTGGTGGAACCTCTTGAGCGAGGTTATGGCATCACACTTGGCAATTCGTTGAGGAGGATTCTTCTCTCATCGCTTCCCGGTACGGCCGTGACATCCGTCCGGATTGACGGTGTGCTGCATGAATTTTCGGTCATTCCGGGTGTCCTGGAAGATACCGCGGACATTATCCTCAACTTGAAACGCCTGAAGTTGAAGCTGTGGTCGGATGAACCGAAAACGGTCCGGATCGATAAGCAAGGTCCGGGAGAAGTGACCGCCGGCGACATCCTGGCGGATGCCGATGTCGATATCTTGGATCCCTCGCAACACATTGCGTTCGTGGACGAGGGCGGGCGCCTGACTATGGAAATGACGGTCGAACGCGGCAAAGGCTATGTGCCGGCCGACAAGAACAAACGGGCGGATCAAGCCATTGGGGTGATTCCCGTAGACTCTATCTTCAGCCCGGTCGAGAAAGCGAACTGGCGGGTCGAGGATACCCGGGTAGGCCAAATTACCGACTATGACCGACTTACGCTGGAGGTCTGGACCGACGGGTCTTTGACACCCGAAGAGGCGGTGTCCATGGGATCCAAAATTTTAACCGATCACCTACGGCTCTTTATGGGGTTGACCGACGGGGTGGCCGGTGCGGAAGTCGGGCTCGAGCGGGACGAAGACAAGCGGGATCGCTTGTTGGATATGCCCATTGAGGAACTGGACCTGTCGGTGCGGTCGTTCAACTGTTTGAAACGCGCGGGCATTAACACGGTGGGGGAGTTAACCTCCAAAACCGATGAAGACATGATGAAGGTTCGTAACTTGGGCAAAAAGTCCTTGGAAGAAGTCAAAGAGAAGCTGGCCAGTTTAGGCTTGTCGTTGAAGCCGTCAGAAGAATAATTTAGCGCGAAATCGGGGGAAAGAAACATGCCTGGACATCATCGCACACTGGGCCGTAACGGCGGTCATCGGCGCGCCATGATGCGGAATTTGGTCACCTCCTTATTGCGGGAGGAGCGGATTGAAACGACCGTGACCCGGGCGCGCGAAGTCAATCGCGTAGCGGAACACATGATTACCTTGGGGAAACGGGGCGATCTCGCCGCACGGCGCCTGGCCTTGGCCTATATTTTGGACGAGGACGTGGTGACGAAGCTGTTTACCACCATTGCGCCGAAGTACCAAGACCGTAACGGGGGTTACACCCGGATCATGCGCACGGGATTTCGGCGGGGCGACGCCGCTCCCATGGCGATCATCGAATTGGTGTAGGAGCCACACGATTACTTGGATGCGGCACCGGGAGTCTCCGGTGCCGCTTTTGTTGGGTGGGGACCATGAATCAAGTCTTGTTCGTTGTCGCGTATGATGGGACCGACTATCATGGATTTGAGCGGCAAGTCGGCTTACCGACGATTCAAGGGATATTGGAGCAGACGTTGACCCGTCTATTGGGTCCGGGGGTCGTCGTCGGGGCCAGCCGCACGGATGCGGGCGTCCACGCCGAGGGACAAGTAGCCGTATGGCGGGGCGCATGTCCTATTCCGTTAAACCGCTGGGCCGATGTGGTAAACCGGCAATTACCGCCGGATATTCGGGTGCGCGATCCGCGGTGGGTGCCGGACGGCTGGGACCCCCGGCGTCAAGCCCGGGCGAAGCAATATGGTTATCGCATTTGGCGGGGGCCAGGCCCGGCACCGCTGGCGTGGCGGCGGTGGGTCGTCGAATGGCCCGAACCCGTCGACTGGCGCGTGTTACAGGAGGCAGCGCGGGTGGCGGAAGGTGTGCACGATTTTCGGGCGTTTCGCAATGAAGGCTCATCGGCGGTGACCACGGTGCGGCACATCTATGTCAGTCGGTGGGACGCCGAAGCGAACGGGAATATTTGGCGGTACCGCGTGACGGGTAACGGGTTTCTCTATCGCATGGTCCGGCATTTAGTCGGACAGATGTGGGCCGCGGCCCGACAAGGAGACTTGGAGACGATGCGGGCGGCATTGGACCGAGCCGTTAAGGTGACGGAGGTGGCGCCGGCGAAAGGACTCGTGTTGGAGACAATATGGTTTGATGAGTTTTCATCGGCAAGGGGGTACTAACATGTTTCGGGAGGTTGTCATCGGACTCGGTAACAATCCCTTGGTGGAAAATGTGGTCAAACGGTATGGTATGCAAATGGGCGCCAGCCGATTTGTGGCCGGTCGGACGTTACCGGATGCCGTCCGGGTGATTCAAGACATCAACCGCCAAGGCGTCATGGTGACGCTGGATCATTTGGGCGAATCGGTGAAAAACCGGACGGAAGCGGTCCAGGCCAAAGAGAGTTATTTGGCGATGCTTGATGTGATTAAGCAAAAAGAGTTAAACGCCAATGTGTCGTTGAAATTGACGATGATGGGTTTGGCGCTGGATGAAGATCTCGCCCGCCGCCATCTGGCGGAAATCGTGCAAAAAGCGGCGGAGACGGATAACTTTGTGCGCATTGACATGGAAGACAGCCCCTATACCGAAGTGACCCTACGATTATACGAAGAAATGTGGGACGCGTATGCGCCGCACGTGGGGGTGGTCTTGCAAGCCTATTTATATCGTACGTTGGATGATTTAAAGCGGCTCTCCACCCCCCCACGCAATTTCCGGATCGTCAAAGGCGCTTATATGGAGCCGGTGGCTGTGGCATTCCCGAATAAGGCGGATGTCGACGAAAATTACTATCGCCTGGTTACGACCTCGTTAGAGTTAGGCAATTACACTGCTATCGCGACCCATGACGAGGCTCTTATCGGCCGGATTCTCCAATTTATCCACAATGCGGCCATTCCGCGGGATCAGTTCGAGTTCCAAATGCTCTACGGCGTGAAATTTTCCGTATTAAAAAGTCTAGCGCGGGAAGGCTATCGGACTCGGGTTTATGTTCCCTATGGGGAAGACTGGTACGCCTATTATGTGCGCCGCATTGCCGAACGGCCGGCGAACTTATTGTTTTTTATGCGGGCTTTGGCCGATCGCCGCTAAAAGCTCTTGCATCCTAACAGTTAGTTGTATAAACTATTATCGAGGTGAAGCTCATGGCCGGGCGGGACGAGTTAATCGACCGATTGGATTCCATCTTTTCGCGCATTGGGCGCTTGGCTCGACGCAAAATGCCCGATGATACCCTAACCTTTGGCCAGTTTGCGGTGTTACAGCTCCTGTTTCAGCGCGGACGGTTGGCGATGGGGACGATTGCCGAGCATTTGGGGATATCGTTGGCTGGTGCGACCGGTATCATCGACCGATTGGTACATGCAGGCGTTGTGGAGCGGACACGGTCACAGGAGGATCGGCGCGTTGTTTGGGTTCAGCTAAGCGCCCAAGGATTGGAGCGGATGCAGCGTATGCAACAAGAACGCCATCACTCCATGTTGTCCTTGTTGGAACCCTTAAGCGAAGAGCAATTGGAAACGTTGGTCAATCTACTCGAAACCATCGCCCGAGGCCAAGAACGCCAAATGAACACGGAGGATTCTCGGTGATGTTTTGGCTTATCGGCTTACTCGAGGCGGTTGCGGCCGGCACTCTTGCCGCCGTCATCTGGCAGGCCGGAGGCGGTAATGATCAACCGATGGCGCTGGGGATGGCGCTCGTTGGGATGATTGCGTTGGTCGCAACGGTCGTCCTGGGTCGTTCCTCGTCTGCGGCGCCGGATTCTCCGTCCGAGACCGTACCGGCCGTCACCGACGAGCCGACGGATGCGGTGGTCGAACGGGTGGTTCCGCTCGCACCGACCGAGGCCGTATCCCATTATTTGCCGGATGCGGTCCGAGCAATGCATCGTGAGGTCGAACGGGCCCGTTGGCAATATAAATTGCAAGACGTCAACGCCAAGTTGGCCTTATTGGAGCAAGCCATGCGGGACGACGATCGACGTCACCAGCGACGGCGGTTTGAACTCTTGCTTTTGCGAGAAGGGCTGACGGCCTGGTTGGACGGCAAGCCCGCCCGGTGGCACGATTTCACGGCCGTCGAGGCCGGTGATACCGCGGAATTGCAGGATCGGCTGCATGATTTGGCCGATCAGGAAGCGTGGCTCTTAAACGAAGTCAAACAATGGACCGAAACCGCGGCATCGAATACGCCGTCCCTCGCGGACAGCTTAAGTGAGCGGGTCCGTTATCAGCGGCTCACGGAGTTGGAGGACCAACTGGAAGATTTAGAGCTCTTAAAGTTGGGCTATCGCGCGGTCCTGGGCGGGCAGGACTAAAACCCAATCCGAACGGGGGATTTTTTTGCCCAAATGATTCACATATCGAAGTGTTTTGGTGACGGAATATTAGGAGGCGAAACGTTGTGCCGCGCTGGCTTTTTCCCTTGGTGGTGATCTTGGGACTGATATCCGTGGGGGGAACCTTCGGGTGGTATACGGTGAACAACATGCGGTATGTAACCACCACCTACGCCAGTGTCACGGCGCCGACACGGTGGGTCACGGCGCCCGAGGCCGGACAAATTACCGCCGACGATGTGACGGTCGGCCAATCGGTGAGTACGGGTGAAACCCTGTTAACCGAAACGTTGGCCAATGGGACGACGTTGACCGTAACCGCCCCGGCGAACGGGGTGGTTGCCACGTTGAATGCGCCCCAGGGTCAATGGGTGGCGTCCGGCACCCCTCTGTTGGCCGTCGTCAATCCCTCGCAATATCAGGTGACCGCGAACATTCCCGAAACGCAAATGGCCAATGTCTGGGTCGGACAAACGGCGGTGATTCGGTTATCGGCGTATCCCGGCACCAGTTTTAGCGGGCAGGTCGTGCGCATCGGCACGGAAACGTTGAGTGTCAATCCGGCCGTTTTGAGTGCGAGCACGACATTTTCCAAACAGGTGCAATGGGTGCCGGTGACGCTCACGATTAATGCCCCGAACACGGCCCTCTGGCCGGGAGAAAATGCCACCGTGAAAATCCGCCGTTGACGATTCAAAGAAAGGAGGGCGACTATGGCCACCAATCCAGGTCAACCCCGGGTTGCTTGGGGGATCACCTTATTTGTGTTGATTGTCGGGGCATTTATGTCGATCTTGGATACCTCGATTGTCAACATCGCCATTCCCAAATTGGAAAGTGTTTTTTCGGTGACAACCGACCAAGTGCAGTGGGTTGTGACCATTTATCTCCTCGCCCTGGGGGTGGTCGTTCCCGCCTCCAGCTATTTGGGAGACCGCTTCGGGTACCACCGTATTTACATCTTTTCTCTGGTGTTGTTCACGATCGGGTCGGCATTGTCCGGCTTGTCGTGGAACTTGACCGCGCTGATCGTCTTCCGGGTCATTCAGGCGATCGGCGGGGGTTTGATCATGCCGGTGACGATGGCCATGATTTACCGCATCGTGCCCCGCGATCGCATTGGAACGGCGATGGGTTTTTGGGGCTTGGCGTTGATTGTGGCCCCCGCTATCGGGCCGACATTAGGCGGCTATTTAGTGGAATATGTCAATTGGCGCTACATTTTTTACGTCAACGTGCCGATTGGCATTATCGGAGTGCTTTTGGCGTTGCGGTATGTTCCGCCCTTTCCGGTTATTCACCGGGGGGACTTCGACTTGCCCGGCTTTTTGATGGTGGCCGCCGGATTATTCGGGTTATTGCTGGTGTTTTCGGAAGGGCAAAGTTGGGGATGGACCTCGGAAGCCAGCATCTTGGTGTTGATGGCGTCGTTGTGGGCCTTGGTTTGGTTCGTGGTATGGGAGCTCGGCCGAGCCCATCCTTTGCTGGATTTACGGGTGTTTAAATATGACTCGTTTACGGTGGCCAATTTATTGACGGTCATCATTACCATCGGCATGTACTCCGGGATTTTTTACGTGCCCTTGTTTCTCCAGACGGTGGCCGGTTTCGGGGCTTTGAAGACCGGGCTCATTATGATGCCGGCCGCGTTGGCCTCGGCGTTTATGATGCCGATTTCGGGCCGCCTGTATGACCGGATTGGGGCCCGTCCTCTGGCCTTGGTGGGGTTGAGCCTCTTGGCGATTACGACCTATTTGTTACACAACCTCACGATTAATACGCCGATTCCGACCATCATTTTATGGCTCGTGTTGCGCGGCTTCGGCATGGGAATGTCCATGATGCCCATTACGACGGGCGGCATGTCGGCGGTTCCCGGTCATGAAGTCGGATCGGCCTCGGCCGTGAACAATATTTTGCAACGCGTGGGCGGGTCTTTTGGGCTGGCCGTCATGACGGCCTTATTAACCAATCGGCAAGCCGTCCATGCGCAGGCCATGGCGGCCACTATTACCCCGACAGCCAATGGGTATGCGGTGTGGAATCAGGTCCACGCCCTATTTGCCCAGCTTGGTTTTGGCGTCGTGCCGACGACTCAACTGACCACCACCGAATTATATGGGTTGGTGCAAGAGCAAAGTTTTGTCCTGGCCATGGGGGACATTTTTGTTGTCGCCGCCTTGGTGACAGCGGTCGGGGTGTTTGTCGCCCTGTTTTTGAAAACCTATCGAACCCATAACGGCGAGCGGGCCATGAGTATGGGCGATTAGCGAGAACAAGAAATAAGGAGCGATGGCTAAGTGAAACAGGGACGGCTGATTTTGGTCAATATCTTGATTATCTTAGCGTTGGTGATTATTGGGGGTATCGTCTGGTATACGTGGAATCAAAACTATACGTATGTGTCCACCAATGACGCCCAAATTACGGCGCCGTCGGTACCGATTGTGGCGTTAGCGCCCGGAACCTTGAGTAATTTGTCGGTCAATGTGGGTCAGCACGTCAATCAGGGGCAGGTCATCGGCCAAGAAACCGTCGCCGGTGGGGCGACCGTTCCGACCAAAGGGAGCAAAACCGCGTCGACCGGCAGTACGACCGTCAACATTGTGGCTCCGGTGAGTGGCCGGATTGCGACCATCAATACCCAGGTCGGGTCGGTGATGGCCACCGGTACCCCGATTGTCACGGAAGTGAACTTAGGCCAAATTTCGGTGGTCGCCAACATCCCGGAAACCAAAATCCGAAACGTGCAAATCGGCCAAACGGCGACGATTACGGTCGATGCCCATCCGGGCGTCAGCTTTACGGGGACGGTGCAGGAAATTCAGCCCACGACCCAATCGTTCTTTTCGTTGATACCGACCACGGCAACGGCGGGAACGTTTACCAAGGTCACCCAGCGTATCCCGGTCATATTGTCGATTGATAACGCGGGATATACGTTACTGCCGGGCGAAAGCGCGGAGGTGCGCATTACGGTCCACTGATCCCTATATAATGGGAGAATGGGAGAAAAACGGGGGAATCCGAATGCGGGTGCTCATTTTAGGGGGCACAGGATATGTGGGGGCGGCCATTCGGGCCGCCTATGCCCAGAAGGGTCATCAAGTGACGGTTGTGGCCCGTCACCCGGCCCGCGAGATATCCGGGGTGACAGTAGTCTCCCTGGACGTACTCACCGGCAATTTGACGGGGATCCTCTCCGGAATGGATGTCGTCGTCAACGCGATTGGCATTATTCGGGAACAACCCCAAGCCGGGATAACGTTCGAGGCGATGCATGTCACCCTGGTTGAACGGTTGCTGGAGGCCATAGCGGCTGTCGGGGTCAGCCGCCTCCTGCATATTTCCGCCCTCGGGACCCGGCCCGGGGCGGTCTCCCGCTATCACCAAACCAAATGGCGTGCCGAAGAACGTATCCGCCAGGCGAATGCCCGGTGGACGATTTTTCGGCCGTCTCTGGTATTTGGCGGCCGTGCCCCCTTTTTCGAGCTCTTGGCGCAGCTGACACGGCTGCCGATTGCACCCCTGCCGGGCAGTGGCCAAACGCTTTTTCAACCGGTTTATCGCCACGATATCGCCCGCTTTTTGGTGAGCGTGACAGAGGACGATACGACGGTGGGGCAAACCTATGAGTTGGGGGGACCGAAGCGATATACGCTCACAGAACTCTATGATGCGGTGGCACGAAAAGCCCGCCGTCATCCGACGGCCAAATTCTCGATCCCGTTATCCGTAATGGGGGTCGTCGCATCGCTCAGTCGGTGGATCCCGGTGCCGATTACGCCCGATCAGCTGACGATGCTGATGGAGCCCAATATTACGGACGACCG contains:
- a CDS encoding drug resistance transporter, EmrB/QacA subfamily (PFAM: Major Facilitator Superfamily~TIGRFAM: drug resistance transporter, EmrB/QacA subfamily; Multidrug resistance protein~COGs: COG2814 Arabinose efflux permease~InterPro IPR004638:IPR011701~KEGG: mta:Moth_2324 EmrB/QacA family drug resistance transporter~PFAM: Major facilitator superfamily MFS-1~SPTR: Drug resistance transporter EmrB/QacA subfamily;~TIGRFAM: Drug resistance transporter EmrB/QacA subfamily), translating into MATNPGQPRVAWGITLFVLIVGAFMSILDTSIVNIAIPKLESVFSVTTDQVQWVVTIYLLALGVVVPASSYLGDRFGYHRIYIFSLVLFTIGSALSGLSWNLTALIVFRVIQAIGGGLIMPVTMAMIYRIVPRDRIGTAMGFWGLALIVAPAIGPTLGGYLVEYVNWRYIFYVNVPIGIIGVLLALRYVPPFPVIHRGDFDLPGFLMVAAGLFGLLLVFSEGQSWGWTSEASILVLMASLWALVWFVVWELGRAHPLLDLRVFKYDSFTVANLLTVIITIGMYSGIFYVPLFLQTVAGFGALKTGLIMMPAALASAFMMPISGRLYDRIGARPLALVGLSLLAITTYLLHNLTINTPIPTIILWLVLRGFGMGMSMMPITTGGMSAVPGHEVGSASAVNNILQRVGGSFGLAVMTALLTNRQAVHAQAMAATITPTANGYAVWNQVHALFAQLGFGVVPTTQLTTTELYGLVQEQSFVLAMGDIFVVAALVTAVGVFVALFLKTYRTHNGERAMSMGD
- a CDS encoding secretion protein HlyD family protein (PFAM: HlyD family secretion protein~COGs: COG1566 Multidrug resistance efflux pump~InterPro IPR006143~KEGG: bts:Btus_3114 secretion protein HlyD family protein~PFAM: Secretion protein HlyD~SPTR: Secretion protein HlyD family protein), whose translation is MKQGRLILVNILIILALVIIGGIVWYTWNQNYTYVSTNDAQITAPSVPIVALAPGTLSNLSVNVGQHVNQGQVIGQETVAGGATVPTKGSKTASTGSTTVNIVAPVSGRIATINTQVGSVMATGTPIVTEVNLGQISVVANIPETKIRNVQIGQTATITVDAHPGVSFTGTVQEIQPTTQSFFSLIPTTATAGTFTKVTQRIPVILSIDNAGYTLLPGESAEVRITVH
- a CDS encoding NAD-dependent epimerase/dehydratase (PFAM: NAD dependent epimerase/dehydratase family~COGs: COG0702 nucleoside-diphosphate-sugar epimerase~InterPro IPR001509~KEGG: glo:Glov_0380 NAD-dependent epimerase/dehydratase~PFAM: NAD-dependent epimerase/dehydratase~SPTR: NAD-dependent epimerase/dehydratase) gives rise to the protein MRVLILGGTGYVGAAIRAAYAQKGHQVTVVARHPAREISGVTVVSLDVLTGNLTGILSGMDVVVNAIGIIREQPQAGITFEAMHVTLVERLLEAIAAVGVSRLLHISALGTRPGAVSRYHQTKWRAEERIRQANARWTIFRPSLVFGGRAPFFELLAQLTRLPIAPLPGSGQTLFQPVYRHDIARFLVSVTEDDTTVGQTYELGGPKRYTLTELYDAVARKARRHPTAKFSIPLSVMGVVASLSRWIPVPITPDQLTMLMEPNITDDRRWEKWVGPLTPFEADWD